A DNA window from Zingiber officinale cultivar Zhangliang chromosome 3A, Zo_v1.1, whole genome shotgun sequence contains the following coding sequences:
- the LOC122054156 gene encoding glycine-rich cell wall structural protein 2-like — protein MANRARSKFWAVAFIALVSFQLALAARSLSGAAAGGGGGGGGGGGGGGSGSGSGYGSGSGAGYGVGVGVGVGAAGGSVGGYGKGGGGGGGGGEGGGGSSGSGSGSGYGSGYGEGVGGGSAGGYGKGGGGGSGGSGGGGGGGEGGGVGSGSGSGYGQGSGSGYGAGGGAGNAGGYGKGSGGGGGGGGGEGGGVGSGSGSGQGYGSGSGSGSGEGGAHGGGYGRGGGGGGGGGEGSGGGTGSGSGYGSGSGYGSGGGNGHN, from the coding sequence ATGGCTAATAGAGCTCGCAGTAAGTTTTGGGCTGTTGCCTTCATCGCCCTTGTGAGCTTCCAGCTTGCGTTGGCAGCTAGATCGCTCAGCGGGGCTGCCGCAGGAGGCggcggtggaggtggaggtggaggaggaggCGGAGGCTCTGGCAGTGGTTCCGGATATGGATCCGGCTCCGGCGCTGGATATGGTGTGGGTGTGGGTGTGGGTGTGGGTGCGGCTGGAGGGAGTGTCGGAGGGTACGGTaaaggaggcggcggcggcggtggcggaGGAGAAGGAGGCGGTGGCAGCTCTGGTTCTGGGTCCGGCAGCGGTTATGGGTCGGGATACGGTGAGGGCGTTGGAGGAGGAAGCGCCGGAGGGTATGGGAAAGGTGGTGGCGGCGGCAGCGGCGGCAGCGGCGGCGGTGGAGGTGGGGGAGAAGGTGGAGGTGTAGGCTCCGGCTCCGGCTCTGGTTACGGGCAAGGATCTGGATCGGGTTACGGTGCGGGCGGTGGGGCTGGTAATGCCGGAGGATACGGAAAGGGAAGCGGCGGTGGAGGTGGTGGCGGCGGAGGAGAGGGCGGTGGTGTTGGGTCGGGATCCGGGTCCGGTCAGGGGTATGGATCTGGATCTGGATCTGGCTCCGGCGAGGGTGGTGCACATGGTGGTGGCTACGGTCGTGGCGGCGGCGGTGGAGGCGGCGGCGGTGAGGGATCAGGTGGCGGCACTGGCTCCGGCTCTGGCTACGGGTCTGGGTCTGGATACGGCAGCGGTGGCGGAAATGGCCATAATTAG